One genomic window of Salmo salar chromosome ssa12, Ssal_v3.1, whole genome shotgun sequence includes the following:
- the LOC106564453 gene encoding beta-1,3-galactosyltransferase 2 isoform X1 encodes MEKQEGNGCKRQVVVESPVRPLRSLVRLCFIFLLFLSTFIVIILLGFPDSSFQTDWWKNLSLYTYYHRWTNSDRPLGPSTTTIPPTTVPATPSTTIRPLPTDHYHLGYPRNYHFIVDEPDKCNTQTPFLVLIVPVAPGNLAARDAIRRTWGNETLVQGKKVQTLFMLGLPGGPNAQELQEKVNQESQVHHDLLQSNFLDSYLNLTIKTMVIMDWLATHCTNATYAMKIDSDMFLNVENLMTMLLRPDVPKVNYLTGMLMWDRPVIRNPNSKWYVPEEMLADNRYPTYTLGMGYVFSNDLPVRFVEVSKDIKLFNIEDAYVGACMKKLGLSPTNSPDPWQWKAYLGKYNRCEFSKVITYILSRSSQIVDYWMDLKKTPGSPCP; translated from the exons TCAAGTTGTGGTCGAGAGCCCTGTACGCCCACTGCGGTCTCTGGTGCGGCTGTgtttcatcttcctcctcttcctctccacgtTCATCGTGATCATCCTCTTAGGTTTTCCTGACAGCTCCTTCCAGACAGACTGGTGGAAAAACCTATCACTGTACACATACTACCATAGATGGACCAACTCCGACCGCCCCCTTGGACCATCCACAACCACCATTCCCCCAACCACAGTACCAGCCACTCCCTCAACCACCATACGCCCGCTACCAACCGATCACTACCACTTAGGCTACCCTCGTAACTACCACTTCATCGTAGACGAACCGGACAAGTGTAATACCCAGACCCCGTTCCTGGTGCTGATAGTCCCCGTGGCGCCCGGTAACCTGGCCGCCCGGGATGCCATCCGCAGGACGTGGGGTAATGAGACCCTGGTGCAGGGGAAGAAGGTACAGACGCTATTCATGCTCGGACTTCCTGGAGGACCAAACGCTCAGGAGCTGCAGGAGAAG GTGAACCAGGAGAGCCAGGTGCATCATGATCTACTCCAGAGCAACTTCCTGGACTCCTACCTCAACCTCACCATTAAGACCATGGTGATTATGGACTGGCTGGCCACCCACTGCACCAATGCCACCTACGCCATGAAGATCGACTCAGACATGTTCCTCAATGTAGAGAACCTGATGACTATGTTGCTGAGACCGGACGTCCCCAAG GTGAACTACCTGACGGGGATGCTGATGTGGGATCGACCGGTCATCCGGAACCCCAACTCCAAATGGTATGTTCCGGAAGAGATGTTAGCCGACAACCGCTACCCGACCTACACACTTGGTATGGGATACGTCTTCTCCAACGACCTGCCGGTGAGGTTCGTGGAGGTATCCAAGGACATCAAGCTTTTTAATATAGAAGACGCCTATGTTGGTGCCTGTATGAAGAAACTGGGCCTCTCGCCCACAAACTCACCAGATCCTTGGCAATGGAAGGCCTATCTCGGCAAGTACAATCGCTGTGAATTTTCCAAAGTCATCACCTATATTTTGAGCCGCTCGTCCCAGATAGTGGACTACTGGATGGACCTGAAGAAGACACCTGGTTCACCCtgtccctag